One region of Streptomyces rishiriensis genomic DNA includes:
- a CDS encoding DinB family protein yields MSDIVVQEIVRPGRTLSGSWLEVIASGLDHHRATFLWKCEGLSDAQLRQRPFTSSELSLLGLMRHLAGVERAWFQRTLAGTTPRHFPYRTYVTGSGDEWYDESDPTPAEEVYEDYLKACEESRQAFPHVTENPSRVRPNPEFGDTDVRFVLEHVIEEYARHLGHADLLRQAIDGSVGE; encoded by the coding sequence GTGAGCGACATCGTGGTTCAGGAGATCGTTCGGCCCGGGCGCACGTTGTCGGGCTCCTGGCTGGAAGTGATCGCCTCCGGCCTCGACCACCACCGGGCCACCTTCCTGTGGAAGTGCGAAGGCCTGTCGGACGCGCAGTTGCGACAACGGCCTTTTACATCCTCCGAGTTGAGCCTGTTGGGCCTCATGCGCCATCTCGCGGGGGTCGAGCGTGCCTGGTTCCAGCGGACCCTGGCGGGTACGACGCCTCGGCACTTCCCCTATCGGACGTACGTCACCGGCTCCGGTGACGAGTGGTACGACGAATCGGACCCTACGCCGGCCGAGGAGGTCTACGAGGACTACCTGAAGGCCTGCGAGGAGTCACGGCAAGCGTTTCCGCACGTTACCGAGAACCCGTCGCGTGTCAGGCCCAACCCGGAGTTCGGTGACACCGATGTGCGGTTCGTCCTCGAGCACGTGATCGAGGAGTACGCCCGCCACCTCGGTCACGCGGACCTCCTCCGCCAAGCCATCGACGGATCCGTCGGCGAGTAG
- a CDS encoding lytic polysaccharide monooxygenase auxiliary activity family 9 protein: protein MITSQVRSRLRTRALLLVLLALLATVPALGLILTTGGKAEAHGTPMKPGSRTFLCWQDGLTDTGEIKPVNPACRNAQQVSGTTPFYNWFSVLRSDGAGRTRGFVPDGQLCSGGNTNFTGFDAARSDWPLTHLTSGANVDFSYNAWAAHPGWFYVYVTKDGFDPTRTLTWDTMESQPFLSVDHPPLNGSPGTVEANYSWNGQLPAGKSGRHIIYMVWQRSDSAETFYSCSDVVFDGGNGEVTGIHEPGNPTEPVPGTCTATRRTTNTWTGGYQSEVTVTNSGDVPMLGWMVDWTLPGGQSVASLWSGNATYNGQAVMVHNADWNGSLSPGQTATFGYVVSGTGGDSATSLPCRVG, encoded by the coding sequence ATGATCACGTCACAAGTGCGGTCGAGGTTACGCACCCGGGCCCTTCTCCTCGTCCTCCTCGCGCTGCTGGCCACTGTCCCCGCCCTGGGCTTGATCCTCACGACCGGCGGCAAGGCCGAGGCTCACGGCACCCCTATGAAACCCGGCAGCCGCACTTTCCTGTGCTGGCAGGACGGCCTCACCGACACCGGTGAGATCAAGCCGGTCAATCCCGCATGCAGGAACGCGCAGCAGGTAAGCGGTACCACGCCGTTCTACAACTGGTTCTCGGTGCTGCGTTCCGACGGGGCCGGCCGCACCCGCGGCTTCGTGCCGGACGGCCAGCTGTGCAGCGGTGGCAACACCAACTTCACCGGTTTCGACGCGGCCCGCAGTGACTGGCCGCTCACCCATCTCACGTCGGGCGCGAACGTCGACTTCTCCTACAACGCCTGGGCTGCGCACCCGGGTTGGTTCTACGTCTACGTCACCAAGGACGGCTTCGACCCGACTCGGACCCTCACCTGGGACACCATGGAAAGTCAGCCCTTCCTCTCCGTCGACCACCCGCCGCTCAACGGCAGTCCGGGCACGGTCGAGGCCAACTACTCCTGGAACGGCCAGCTTCCGGCTGGCAAGTCCGGCCGGCACATCATCTACATGGTCTGGCAGCGCTCGGACAGCGCCGAGACGTTCTACTCCTGCTCCGACGTTGTCTTCGACGGCGGGAACGGCGAGGTAACCGGTATCCACGAGCCGGGCAACCCGACCGAGCCGGTTCCCGGTACCTGCACCGCCACCCGGCGGACCACCAACACCTGGACCGGTGGCTACCAGTCCGAAGTGACCGTCACCAACTCCGGCGACGTTCCGATGCTCGGCTGGATGGTCGACTGGACGTTGCCCGGCGGTCAGTCGGTGGCCAGTCTCTGGAGCGGCAACGCGACGTACAACGGACAGGCGGTGATGGTCCACAACGCCGACTGGAACGGCTCGTTGAGTCCGGGCCAGACCGCGACGTTCGGATACGTCGTCTCCGGCACGGGCGGTGACAGCGCCACGAGCCTTCCCTGCAGGGTCGGCTGA
- a CDS encoding response regulator transcription factor → MAGISGTRSERVRVLIVDDEPALTEVLSVAVTEAGWRPYPAADGHSALRIARGCAPHAVVLDGMLPDLDGIQVLRRLRHENPELPILMLTARDALEFRIDGLENGADDYVTKPFSLEEVVLRLRGLLRRSGAEGTRTDDPVRVLGELVLTGESREVHRDGSRIALTAKEYELLSLLMEHPRQVLSKAQILEHVWTSSFGGGGNLVEVYISSLRRKLDRGRSPMIHTVRGLGYALRPAEDGR, encoded by the coding sequence ATGGCTGGCATCTCCGGTACTCGAAGCGAACGGGTCCGCGTTCTGATCGTCGACGACGAGCCCGCGCTCACCGAAGTGCTCTCCGTGGCCGTCACCGAGGCGGGCTGGCGCCCCTACCCGGCCGCCGATGGGCACAGTGCGCTCAGGATCGCGCGCGGCTGCGCCCCGCACGCCGTCGTTCTCGACGGCATGCTGCCCGACCTGGACGGCATCCAGGTCCTGCGCCGCCTGCGCCATGAGAATCCCGAGCTGCCGATCCTCATGCTCACCGCCCGCGACGCCCTGGAGTTCCGCATCGACGGGTTGGAGAACGGAGCCGACGACTACGTCACGAAACCGTTCTCTCTGGAAGAGGTCGTGCTGCGGCTGCGCGGACTGCTGCGGCGGTCCGGCGCCGAAGGGACGCGCACCGACGATCCCGTGCGCGTCCTCGGTGAGTTGGTGCTGACCGGCGAGTCCCGTGAGGTGCACCGCGACGGCTCGCGGATCGCCCTGACCGCCAAGGAGTACGAACTGCTCAGTCTGCTGATGGAGCACCCGCGGCAGGTGCTCAGCAAGGCGCAGATCCTCGAACACGTCTGGACCAGCTCCTTCGGCGGCGGCGGAAACCTGGTCGAGGTGTACATCTCCAGTCTGCGCCGGAAACTCGACCGCGGCCGCTCTCCCATGATCCACACCGTGCGCGGGCTGGGGTACGCGCTCAGGCCGGCGGAGGACGGAAGATGA
- a CDS encoding UDP-N-acetylglucosamine 1-carboxyvinyltransferase codes for MADDYLVRIGKLIRDARQHRGWTQAQLAEALATSQSAVNRIERGNQNISLEMIARIGEALDSEIVSLGYAGPMHLRVVGGRRLSGAIDVKTSKNACVALLCASLLNQGRTVLRRVARIEEVYRLLEVLNSIGVRTRWINDGVDLEIVPPSELDMDAIDAEAAVRTRSIIMFLGPLLHRMNHFKLPYAGGCDLGTRTIEPHMIALRRFGLEVAATEGQYHAVVDRAVRPDRPIVLTERGDTVTENALLAAARYDGVTVIRNASSNYMVQDLCFFLEALGVRVEGIGSTTLTVHGVPNINVDVDYSPSEDPVEAMSLLAAAVVTESELTVRRVPIEFLEIELAVLEEMGLDHDRTPEYPADNGRTRLIDLTVRPSKLEAPIDKIHPMPFPGLNIDNVPFFAAIAAVAQGKTLIHDWVYDNRAIYLTDLNRLGGRLQLLDPHRVLVEGPTRWRAAEMMCPPALRPAVVVLLAMMAAEGTSVLRNVYVINRGYEDLAERLNSVGAQIEIFRDI; via the coding sequence ATGGCAGACGACTACCTCGTACGCATCGGCAAGCTCATCCGTGACGCCCGGCAGCACCGGGGCTGGACACAGGCGCAGCTGGCCGAGGCGCTCGCAACCAGCCAGAGTGCTGTCAACCGCATCGAGCGAGGCAACCAAAACATCAGCCTTGAGATGATCGCTCGAATCGGTGAAGCCCTGGACAGTGAAATCGTCTCTCTGGGCTACGCGGGACCGATGCATCTGCGGGTCGTGGGCGGCCGTCGGCTGTCCGGCGCGATCGACGTCAAGACCAGCAAGAACGCCTGTGTGGCCCTGCTGTGCGCCTCGCTGCTCAACCAGGGGCGCACGGTGCTGCGCCGGGTCGCCCGGATCGAGGAGGTCTACCGCCTCCTCGAGGTCCTGAACTCCATTGGCGTACGGACCCGCTGGATCAACGACGGTGTCGACCTGGAGATCGTGCCGCCGAGCGAGCTGGACATGGACGCGATCGACGCCGAGGCCGCCGTACGCACCCGTTCCATCATCATGTTCCTCGGTCCGCTGCTGCACCGGATGAACCACTTCAAGCTGCCGTACGCCGGTGGCTGCGACCTCGGTACGCGGACCATCGAGCCGCACATGATCGCGCTGCGACGGTTCGGACTGGAGGTCGCGGCGACGGAGGGGCAGTACCACGCCGTCGTCGACCGCGCAGTCCGTCCGGACCGGCCGATCGTGCTGACCGAGCGCGGGGACACGGTTACCGAAAACGCTCTGCTGGCCGCCGCCCGGTACGACGGCGTAACCGTTATCCGCAACGCCTCTTCCAACTACATGGTCCAGGACCTGTGTTTCTTCCTGGAGGCGCTCGGGGTGCGGGTCGAGGGCATCGGAAGCACCACACTCACCGTGCACGGTGTGCCGAACATCAACGTCGACGTCGACTACTCGCCCTCCGAGGACCCGGTCGAGGCGATGAGCCTGCTGGCCGCCGCCGTGGTCACCGAGTCGGAGCTGACGGTGCGCCGGGTGCCCATCGAGTTCCTGGAGATCGAGCTGGCGGTCCTGGAGGAGATGGGGCTCGATCACGACCGTACGCCGGAGTACCCGGCCGACAACGGCCGCACCCGTCTGATCGATCTCACCGTCCGGCCTTCCAAGCTGGAGGCGCCGATCGACAAGATCCACCCGATGCCGTTCCCCGGCCTGAACATCGACAACGTTCCCTTCTTCGCGGCCATCGCGGCCGTCGCGCAGGGCAAGACCCTCATCCACGACTGGGTCTACGACAACCGCGCGATCTACCTGACGGACCTGAACCGCCTCGGCGGGCGGCTTCAACTCCTCGACCCCCACCGGGTGTTGGTCGAGGGTCCGACCCGCTGGCGGGCCGCCGAAATGATGTGTCCGCCCGCGCTGCGGCCCGCGGTGGTCGTGCTGCTGGCGATGATGGCGGCGGAAGGCACATCGGTGCTGCGCAACGTGTACGTCATCAACCGCGGTTACGAGGACCTGGCCGAGCGGCTGAACTCCGTCGGGGCTCAGATCGAGATCTTCCGGGACATCTGA
- a CDS encoding DUF4236 domain-containing protein, translating into MPLTFRKSFRILPGVRLNINRHSWSITTGGGRHGPRQTHSSTGRRTTSVDLPGPFGWRRTRKDRHH; encoded by the coding sequence ATGCCCCTCACCTTCCGCAAGAGTTTCCGCATCCTTCCCGGGGTGCGACTGAACATCAATCGGCATTCCTGGTCGATCACGACCGGCGGCGGTCGGCACGGGCCGCGTCAAACGCACAGCAGCACCGGTCGTCGTACGACATCGGTGGATTTGCCGGGACCTTTCGGGTGGCGGCGTACGCGTAAGGACAGGCACCATTGA
- the acnA gene encoding aconitate hydratase AcnA codes for MSANSFDARSTLQVGDESYEIFRLDKVEGSARLPYSLKVLLENLLRTEDGANITADHIRALGGWDSQAQPSEEIQFTPARVIMQDFTGVPCVVDLATMREAVKELGGDPAKINPLAPAELVIDHSVIADKFGTHDAFAQNVELEYGRNKERYQFLRWGQTAFDEFKVVPPGTGIVHQVNIEHLARTVMVRNGQAYPDTLVGTDSHTTMVNGLGVLGWGVGGIEAEAAMLGQPVSMLIPRVVGFKLTGELPPGTTATDLVLTITEMLRKHGVVGKFVEFYGEGVAATSLANRATIGNMSPEFGSTAAIFPIDDETLKYLKLTGRSEQQVALVEAYAKEQGLWLDPAAEPDFSEKLELDLSTVVPSIAGPKRPQDRIVLANAAEQFKTDVRNYVDDVDEAGKESFPASDAPAVAPNGAPSNPVTVTAPDGSTYEIDHGAVTVAAITSCTNTSNPYVMVAAALVAKKAVEKGLTRKPWVKTTLAPGSKVVTDYFDKAGLTPYLDKVGFNLVGYGCTTCIGNSGPLPEEVSKAVNDHDLAVTSVLSGNRNFEGRINPDVKMNYLASPPLVVAYALAGSMKVDITKDALGTDQEGKPVFLADIWPSEAEVNDVVANAIGEDMFNKSYQDVFAGDAQWQALSIPTGNTFEWDAESTYVRKPPYFEGMTMETTPVSDITGARVLAKLGDSVTTDHISPAGAIKADTPAGKYLTEHGVERRDFNSYGSRRGNHEVMIRGTFANIRLRNQIAPGTEGGYTRDFTQPDAPVSFIYDASRNYIEQGVPLVILAGKEYGSGSSRDWAAKGTALLGVKAVIAESYERIHRSNLIGMGVLPLQFPEGASAQSLGLTGEETFSFTGVEELNNGTTPRTVKVTTDTGVEFDAVVRIDTPGEADYYRNGGIMQYVLRSLIRK; via the coding sequence GTGTCGGCGAACAGCTTCGACGCCCGCAGCACGCTGCAGGTGGGCGACGAGTCGTACGAGATCTTCCGGCTGGACAAGGTGGAAGGCTCGGCTCGCCTTCCGTACAGCCTGAAGGTGCTGCTGGAGAACCTGCTCCGTACCGAGGACGGCGCGAACATCACCGCCGACCACATCCGGGCCCTCGGCGGCTGGGACTCGCAGGCCCAGCCCAGCGAGGAGATCCAGTTCACGCCGGCCCGCGTGATCATGCAGGACTTCACCGGCGTGCCCTGTGTCGTCGACCTCGCCACCATGCGTGAGGCCGTCAAGGAGCTCGGCGGCGACCCGGCGAAGATCAACCCGCTGGCCCCTGCCGAGCTGGTCATCGACCACTCCGTCATCGCCGACAAGTTCGGCACCCACGACGCCTTCGCCCAGAACGTCGAGCTGGAGTACGGCCGCAACAAGGAGCGCTACCAGTTCCTGCGCTGGGGCCAGACCGCCTTCGACGAGTTCAAGGTCGTCCCGCCGGGCACCGGCATCGTCCACCAGGTGAACATCGAGCACCTCGCTCGCACGGTCATGGTCCGTAACGGCCAGGCCTACCCCGACACCCTGGTCGGCACCGACTCGCACACCACCATGGTCAACGGCCTCGGCGTCCTCGGCTGGGGCGTCGGCGGCATCGAGGCCGAGGCCGCGATGCTCGGGCAACCGGTTTCGATGCTGATCCCGCGTGTCGTGGGCTTCAAGCTCACCGGTGAGCTCCCCCCCGGCACCACCGCCACCGACCTCGTGCTGACCATCACCGAGATGCTCCGCAAGCACGGCGTCGTCGGCAAGTTCGTCGAGTTCTACGGTGAGGGCGTCGCCGCCACCTCCCTCGCGAACCGCGCCACCATCGGCAACATGTCGCCGGAGTTCGGTTCCACCGCCGCGATCTTCCCGATCGACGACGAGACCCTGAAGTACCTCAAGCTCACCGGCCGCTCCGAGCAGCAGGTCGCGCTCGTCGAGGCGTACGCCAAGGAGCAGGGCCTCTGGCTCGACCCGGCGGCCGAGCCCGACTTCTCCGAGAAGCTCGAGCTGGACCTCTCCACCGTCGTGCCGTCGATCGCCGGCCCGAAGCGCCCGCAGGACCGCATCGTCCTCGCGAACGCCGCCGAGCAGTTCAAGACGGACGTGCGCAACTACGTCGACGACGTGGACGAGGCGGGCAAGGAGTCCTTCCCGGCCTCCGACGCCCCGGCCGTCGCCCCGAACGGCGCCCCGTCCAACCCGGTCACCGTGACCGCCCCCGACGGCTCGACGTACGAGATCGACCACGGTGCGGTGACGGTCGCGGCCATCACCTCCTGCACCAACACCTCCAACCCGTACGTCATGGTCGCCGCCGCGCTCGTCGCGAAGAAGGCCGTGGAGAAGGGCCTGACCCGCAAGCCGTGGGTCAAGACCACGCTCGCCCCGGGGTCGAAGGTCGTAACCGATTACTTCGACAAGGCGGGCCTCACCCCGTACCTCGACAAGGTCGGCTTCAACCTCGTCGGCTACGGCTGCACCACCTGCATCGGCAACTCCGGCCCGCTGCCGGAAGAGGTCTCCAAGGCCGTCAACGACCACGACCTCGCGGTCACCTCGGTCCTCTCCGGCAACCGGAACTTCGAGGGCCGGATCAACCCCGACGTCAAGATGAACTACCTGGCCTCCCCGCCGCTGGTCGTCGCCTACGCGCTCGCGGGCTCCATGAAGGTGGACATCACCAAGGACGCGCTGGGCACCGACCAGGAGGGCAAGCCGGTCTTCCTGGCCGACATCTGGCCCTCCGAGGCCGAGGTCAACGACGTCGTGGCGAACGCCATCGGCGAGGACATGTTCAACAAGTCCTACCAGGACGTCTTCGCGGGCGACGCCCAGTGGCAGGCGCTGTCGATCCCGACCGGCAACACCTTCGAGTGGGACGCCGAGTCGACCTACGTCCGCAAGCCCCCCTACTTCGAGGGCATGACGATGGAGACCACCCCGGTCTCCGACATCACGGGCGCGCGCGTCCTCGCCAAGCTGGGCGACTCGGTCACCACCGACCACATCTCCCCGGCCGGTGCGATCAAGGCCGACACCCCGGCCGGCAAGTACCTCACCGAGCACGGTGTCGAGCGTCGTGACTTCAACTCCTACGGCTCCCGCCGAGGCAACCACGAGGTCATGATCCGCGGTACGTTCGCCAACATCCGCCTGCGCAACCAGATCGCGCCGGGTACGGAAGGCGGTTACACCCGCGACTTCACCCAGCCCGACGCCCCGGTGTCGTTCATCTACGACGCCTCGCGCAACTACATCGAGCAGGGCGTCCCGCTGGTCATCCTGGCCGGCAAGGAGTACGGCTCGGGCTCGTCGCGCGACTGGGCCGCCAAGGGCACCGCGCTCCTCGGCGTCAAGGCCGTCATCGCCGAGTCGTACGAGCGCATCCACCGCTCGAACCTCATCGGCATGGGCGTGCTCCCGCTCCAGTTCCCGGAGGGCGCCAGCGCCCAGTCCCTCGGTCTGACCGGCGAGGAGACCTTCTCCTTCACCGGTGTCGAGGAGCTCAACAACGGCACCACGCCTCGCACGGTCAAGGTCACCACCGACACGGGTGTCGAGTTCGACGCGGTCGTCCGCATCGACACTCCCGGTGAGGCCGACTACTACCGCAACGGCGGCATCATGCAGTACGTGCTGCGCAGCCTGATCCGCAAGTAG
- a CDS encoding sensor histidine kinase codes for MWDARPRGGSLRTRLLVFIGVVLAAVCAMMALTTVYAQRAYLLGNLDDRVTNAAERGVGGASLHPDLAQDLTFLNESGHPAGMLAARLDADGFVLAAATVGQDAPPQNLTETQIATLRGIEADGGLYTRTVPGLGTYRFTVLGNNGVRVLTGLPMDDVQDMISGLVVVEAVVAAAGLTVAGCVCAMVIRRQLRPLGRVAATAVEVSHAPLCHGEVTGLTRVPERDTAPGSEAGQVGAALNRMIDHVESSLAERQRSEERMRRSEERMRRFLADASHELRTPLASIAGYAELMNRGTDRIEPGLAWRRVTAESARMTGLVEDLLLLARLDEGRPLQSAEVDLAALVAEAVWDARAAGSGHDWQLELFLDETPLVLGDEARLHQVVANLLANARVHTPVGTSVVAVVEARRGTCAVRVRDDGPGIPPDLLPTVFERFTRADVSRVRATKGSGAGLGLAIVAAITAAHGGHIGVHSEPGRTEFTVELPLVGDTGADTLTWSPRVSVQ; via the coding sequence ATGTGGGATGCCCGCCCGCGGGGCGGCTCCCTGCGCACTCGTCTCCTGGTCTTCATCGGCGTCGTTCTCGCCGCCGTGTGCGCCATGATGGCGCTCACAACCGTTTACGCACAGCGTGCCTACCTGCTGGGCAACCTGGACGACCGAGTCACCAACGCCGCGGAACGCGGCGTGGGCGGCGCCTCCCTCCACCCGGACCTGGCCCAGGACCTCACGTTTCTCAACGAGAGCGGCCATCCGGCCGGCATGCTCGCCGCCCGCCTGGACGCCGACGGCTTCGTCCTCGCGGCGGCGACGGTGGGCCAGGACGCTCCGCCGCAGAACCTGACCGAAACCCAGATCGCGACCCTGAGGGGCATCGAGGCCGACGGCGGCCTGTACACCAGGACGGTCCCCGGCCTGGGCACCTACCGCTTCACCGTCCTCGGCAACAACGGCGTACGCGTTCTCACCGGCCTTCCGATGGACGACGTCCAGGACATGATCAGCGGCCTGGTGGTCGTGGAGGCGGTCGTGGCCGCGGCGGGTCTGACAGTGGCCGGCTGCGTCTGCGCGATGGTCATACGACGTCAACTGCGCCCCCTCGGCAGGGTCGCCGCCACCGCCGTCGAGGTCTCGCACGCCCCGCTCTGCCACGGCGAGGTAACCGGTCTCACCCGGGTTCCCGAACGGGACACCGCCCCCGGAAGCGAGGCCGGCCAAGTGGGCGCAGCTCTGAACCGCATGATCGACCACGTGGAGTCCTCGCTCGCCGAACGCCAGCGCAGTGAGGAGCGGATGCGCCGCAGCGAGGAACGCATGCGCCGCTTCCTGGCCGATGCCAGTCACGAACTGCGCACTCCCCTCGCCTCCATCGCCGGATACGCGGAGCTGATGAACCGGGGAACGGACCGCATCGAACCGGGACTGGCCTGGCGCCGGGTGACGGCCGAGTCGGCGCGGATGACAGGCCTGGTGGAAGACCTGCTGCTGCTCGCCCGACTGGACGAGGGCAGGCCGCTGCAATCCGCCGAGGTGGACCTTGCTGCGCTCGTCGCCGAGGCGGTGTGGGACGCCCGGGCCGCGGGCAGCGGTCACGACTGGCAACTGGAGCTGTTCCTCGACGAGACGCCGCTGGTCCTCGGCGACGAGGCCCGCCTCCATCAGGTGGTCGCCAACCTGTTGGCCAACGCGCGTGTGCACACACCTGTTGGCACGAGTGTCGTGGCGGTGGTGGAGGCGCGACGGGGAACGTGCGCGGTGCGCGTCCGGGATGACGGCCCAGGCATCCCGCCCGACCTCCTCCCAACCGTCTTCGAACGCTTCACCCGCGCCGACGTCTCCCGGGTCCGCGCCACGAAGGGCAGCGGTGCCGGTCTCGGCCTCGCCATCGTCGCGGCGATCACAGCGGCCCATGGCGGTCATATCGGCGTTCACAGCGAACCGGGCCGCACGGAGTTCACGGTCGAACTCCCGCTCGTGGGGGATACCGGAGCGGACACCCTGACGTGGAGTCCACGGGTGTCGGTGCAATGA